tttttgtttgttgttttcctgctATAACATTAACCCAACCATCCCTCACCTCCCAAACACAGTTAATTACAACAAGTTGCACAAATCAGGGAAAAAAGTACGAAtgaattcaaaaattaaatataaacaaacagttttatttCCTTGTTTATTAAATTTCCTGATTTGTTCATGCTGGTTTTCAAAGGAagacaaatttgaaaaactgaccCCTTTTTCTAAAAGTTCTTGATATTCACCAGCTTCTCAGGATAGTTAATCGAATGATTATTAACTCCCTGATTAGTCTCATGGAAGAACGCGTGATATTTAATAGAATCTGCTCAAACCGCCTGGAGCTGCAGTAGATTAAAAACAATTGAAACAACAGGACGCGATGTCGAAAGGGACCAACCTCCTGTGGGTCTGTAGTCGTCGTCTGCGGACGAGTCGCGGCTGAACGGACTGAAACTCGGCATGATGATCAGACCCAGAGAGACCAGGATGATctgacacaacaacacaaacacaccgttGATCTCTTTCTGACATGTTCACAGAATCGGACAAAACCCTACGGTTGTGCATTTAGAGTCACCTGTATTAGAGAATTGAGAATTCATTCAATAAACCCCTTTTTATTGCTGGATTTTGGACCAGCTGAACATCTGGGTACATGGTTTGGTCTGgttgttgtttggttttataTCTTGTCATAAAACAACCTCCgtacacacaacacattttttacGTATGTAtcaagaaaagacaaacaaaagcacacagattCAACGTggacatgcagaaacacaaaccaTCACTGGTCCCACATGCGTATGGTGTTTAACGTTACGGCAGACTGGAGTGTGGCTAAGCTCCAGCAGAGACAGCAGTGGTACGCCGCTGATATGTGCATTTCTTTGTCGTCCTCTGTCCAACACACAATCCCTCAGAACTCAAGTGAAAACAAGTGGAAAACAGACGTCGAATGACGACCGGAATCTGAATGAATTACATCTTGATGATACCAGACCCtgatgcacacaagcacacacacacacacacacacacacacacacacacacgcagcatcCTGTGTGTTTCCTACCAGTAAGCAGGTGCTGGTCTGGGCTCCTTTACTGACCGTCTGTTTGATCAGAGACTGAAGCTGCCGCAGCTGAGCCAGCAGAGACCTGAACAGCAGGACCACAGTCAGTCTGTTCACGTCAAGTTCACTTTTCTCATTATTCACCGCTCTTAAGATTAATCTGAACTCAGGAATGTCAGGAGAATTCAGGAAACTCTGCTCCTTTGCCAGAATGAGGTTATGTTTATTTGTCGGCAGGATCACGAAGactcggtggagggatggggcatgggccagggaagagcccaTCACATTCTGGGGCAGGtctggatcatttactgtgaatttgaagttttttctctgaagtctggtgtgtgtttgacacTGGCCCTGGCGGAGGTACCTACTCTACAGAGCGCCTTTCTAGTTCGTTTTGCATTTACGTCACAAATAACCCAGAAGGGATAAATACCCCGACTCAAAACCAAATAAGGCGGATTCTCAGTTTTCACAGCTGACTAAAGGGcaatttgcaaaaattaaacattcagaACTACCAGACTGTTGCTTGTCAGCATCGCTGTGCTATGGTGCAGCTGAGCCTTACTTCCTCTGTACAGAGTGACAGTGGGAGTAATGTGAAGTCTGACTTGTGCTGGAAAGCTCAGGTTGATCCTCCACATATATATTGTTTAGAACgttcactgcagaaaaaaaacaaaaaaaacaacaacagcgcCCTCTGCTGCTGAAGACGCACTGAGTGCTTTGGCTGTTGAATCCAGTTTTTGACTTCACTCACTTATGGGATACGAAGGAAACCTAACTTGAAGACCTTCGTATGCAGACCATTAACACTAAACAAAGCTGTTTTAGTAAATATGCAGTTGATAAATGTGACCCCACAGCTCTGTGAATCCCCCGGTTTTCTTCATCAATCAGTAAACACTCAATAGTTAATAATAAAGACGTGGTCCTACATGTTATgtttctccagctgctccacTGTCCGCTGCAGCTCCTTGTTCTGTGCTGAGCAAGCTGCTGccctgttaacacacacacacacacacacacatacacaatgatGTGTTAGTGTAACTGTGAGCGTTATTGTGGTTGACGTCCAAATTGCTCCTGATGGGCGTGAGTGGGTATAAAAGAGCAGCAGTCCTTTTACCATTCGTGCAATGTGAGATCCCTTGAGAAGAAACACTGTCTCATCTGAGTCTAGCCAAACTGTACCTTCTCCGTAAATAAGACGCGAACCCTGCGGTTGAGTTAGTCAGCGAATCTGTCATTCAGTCAGTACGTGTACCTGTTCTCCAGTCCGTCGATGTACTCCTTCCTCCTCCGGCGGCTGTCCTGAGCGGACTGCTTGTTGCGGATTTTCCTCCGAACTTTCTTCAGGATTCGCTCCTCGGCCTGCAAATAAAGGCTCGGTTAAAAATCCATCAACGTCAGTCTGCGTCTCTACACCGGGATTCACTCAGtttcatgtcaaaataaaaacccgCCAGCCGCCGTTTAGGCGTGCGCGTTTAAAAGAttagttgctgctgctgtgtcactCGTTATGTGGTGAAAACCGAGTAAACGCCAACTTTTAAGGGGCAAAACAGTTTTgtgagtttatttttgtgttgcaaaaaggttttaaaaaactCTGTCGGGTCTCGTGATTGTTCCAGCGGTCTGACCTTGGTGAGAGGAAGGTTGTTAGGCAGAGAAATTCCTTCTTGGGTCAGCAGCTTCTGTTCCTCCTCAGTCAGCTGAAGGTCTGGGTGCAGCTACGACAGTAGGAGAAAAGTTGGTCTTCCAGGTCACACCTCAGCTCTGACCACCACATGAACAAGGTGTCTTCCTGATATGCATTAAGAAAGTCTCACCAGACCACCGTCAGGGCTGGGAGGATCGACGACGGCCAGGCTGCCGTCGAGGCGAGCTGCAGAGACCATCGGCAGCTCGTTAACGATGCACGAGTCGGAAAACAACACCTGGGAGCTCCACTCGTCTGTGCAGGAGAGGAAATGATGGAAATGTTACGCTCAAGACAACAATCCCACCTTTTTGGGTCTGAATGATCAAAGTTCGTCCACTAAAAGTGCTCGTTTTTGCCACCGTGAGGCTCAGATTGTCATTGAGTGTGTGACAACATTATGGACAGGATTAGGGATGCACGTCGGGCTTTTTCAGTCCCGATACCAGTGTTTCCTTAATGAACTGCCTGCCTCGTGCTTCTGACAAAGTTAACTGCTTCTTCGAATCCTCCCCTTTTCTTGTTTGGTCGAACTCGTCGCGTTCTTCGGCACGACGCTTCTAGAGTGTCTTTGAAGAAGATGCTAGCTTCCGTAGGACTTGTTGGCGTAGCAAGCGTGAAACACCTGCAGACCGCTGACCCTTTGCTTTTAGCTCCCTCCATGCTATGTTAGCTCTCCTGGCAAAACGTACAGGTCTAGCAGCGCGCTGCTACGGCAGCACCACGTCACCGACACGTACCCGATCCAGCCATTTGAGTCAGTATCGGACTGATATCTGATGTCAGCATCAGATCAGCACCTCCCTAGATGGGATTACTACAGAGACAGACCTTTTTGTTTAAGAGCAAGATTCAAACGTTGTATCGCTCTGTTCGAAGCCGCCAGACTCCATTGACGAAACAGGAATTTTACCTTGCAGAACACAGAAGTTGCTGGTCTACCGTTGCCTCGGTTGGTTAGTTTTTGTGGCTAAAACGAGCACTTCGAGTGGGCGATCTTTAACACGGACCGATCCCAAAAAAAATACGTCCCCAGTAATCGTTTGGACCCCAAAAGATGGGAAAATAGGGCCAGGGTGTAAAAATACCGGAATTAACCTTTCATTTAAACTCCGGAGAGAGTATGCTCATGATAGGAAAGAGGGAACAACAGAAACCACCACAAACCACACACTCTTCCCTCACCAAGCTCTATGGAGATGACGTTCTCTTGTCCAGGTTCAGCCTTCACACCTCCCAGCCCGCTGATGTCGTAAACCACCTGGTAGACGGTCGCCGGGGTCGGCTGGGCGGTCGCCGCTTTCGCTGTGGTGACGGGACTCTCGACAACAGGATCCTCAGAGATGCCGCTGTCGCTCTCAGATGAGGGGTCTCCGGGAAGCCCGCTGGGAAACACCTCGTTTGGGTCGACGCCATGGAGGAGATCCTCTGATTCGCTGTCGTGACTCGCCGTCGTCTGAGTCAGAGTCAGATGAAGAGcaggttttaaatgtttaaaatgaggCTGACGTTTCCGTACCAGTCGgtattttgtgcttttatcAGTCTCTTCAAGTTTGAACGATTCCCTGCACaaaataactgatattttttaacctttttgaaaaatcatttatAACACGTCtaagttttctttttgcacaGATGGAAACGTTTCAGGAAAAAATGTGcaagtattttatcatttttaaaaggatCCTGATCCAGTTACATCGAACAGTGTGTTCAgcacatttctttattttaattcttaaGCAAAAGGAACCCAGTTAATGACTTATCACTTATCAAATCACTTCATTTTGGTGAAAATGAAGCCcattttagttttgatttggtttctcgctcaaatgaaatgaaaagacacaGAATCAGGAGTTGATGAGAACTGATGAGCAGAATCACACCTGACTGACTGCACCaccaataaaatgtaaagaaaaaccaaccctaagaaaaacagcataaaatcatcaaaatgattatttgaattatttaaacatttgacaAAAGAATAAGTGGAACTCACtcaatttcctgtcattttaatgctgtttgtgtgtgtgtgtgtgtgtgtgtgtgtgtgtgtgtgtgtgtgtgtgtgtctctatatatatatatatataaataaaatgaacatattagttgttaatgttgttaattattcctgcagatttaaaaatttAGCAATAAtgaatctttgttttctttttttaatgacaactCTAAACCTTCCTACAGAATAACAAACCACTGAGTTTCTTAAAGAATGTACACTGTCAGATGTGAGATCATTCGATATCTCTGACTGGATATTCCTTCTCTGATCATACATATAATCAATCATGTGATCACTTGAGAGTTGCTCTTCGAAGTAACCTTTGGATTTAGTAGGAGGGAGTCactgataaatgtgttttgttgctcACGCTCGGACAACAACTGCTTTACTCTTCCCCTGAACCATCTATCGCAGACATGCAGGTTAACTCACACAGCTGGGGTCCAACTCCCAGTCCTGCAGGGGTTTCTCTGAGCTGCTGAAGACCAGCTCGGAGCAGGAGAACGGCGCGTTGAGCTGCCAGCTGTCTGCCGCCACACCGTCGCCGCCCccaccgccgccgccaccgAGAAACAGTTCCCCGCTTTCTGCATCCAtcacctgaaaacacatttacacaatcCAGAGTGATGATGTTCACCACGCCAGCTGACGGAGAGGAGAGTAAGTaagaggggtcaaaggtcagagaagAACTTGAGAACTACAGTCTTATACTTTTATATTTGAGACTATAGTATATATTTGACTCTCCAGCGCTGACGCAGCACTAAAACAAAGTGTAGCGATAGGTCTGGCTAAGCGAGACTACGGGAAGAAATCCAGCTCGGGGTCGGTTTTGATCTCCAATACCAAACAAGGTCCCTCCATGAATCAAATGCCCTGCCGATGTTTTCCCCCCAACGTTGGTCACATTCCAGTTTGGTGGGACAGGCTTCCCTagataaaactttatttttggatttctgGCTGTGTG
This sequence is a window from Xiphias gladius isolate SHS-SW01 ecotype Sanya breed wild chromosome 22, ASM1685928v1, whole genome shotgun sequence. Protein-coding genes within it:
- the creb3l4 gene encoding cyclic AMP-responsive element-binding protein 3-like protein 4 isoform X1, which translates into the protein MCFQVMDAESGELFLGGGGGGGGDGVAADSWQLNAPFSCSELVFSSSEKPLQDWELDPSCTTASHDSESEDLLHGVDPNEVFPSGLPGDPSSESDSGISEDPVVESPVTTAKAATAQPTPATVYQVVYDISGLGGVKAEPGQENVISIELDEWSSQVLFSDSCIVNELPMVSAARLDGSLAVVDPPSPDGGLLHPDLQLTEEEQKLLTQEGISLPNNLPLTKAEERILKKVRRKIRNKQSAQDSRRRRKEYIDGLENRAAACSAQNKELQRTVEQLEKHNMSLLAQLRQLQSLIKQTVSKGAQTSTCLLIILVSLGLIIMPSFSPFSRDSSADDDYRPTGVISRNILTDPSSSQPAADEVNGPVAQSDSSPLPSDLRPSGAAEGAAVPQEPTENADNTGADDRARDGSQTGNSSALVPDPTGPLALGLSSTAGKRSHDLSKSAHADEM
- the creb3l4 gene encoding cyclic AMP-responsive element-binding protein 3-like protein 4 isoform X2 gives rise to the protein MDAESGELFLGGGGGGGGDGVAADSWQLNAPFSCSELVFSSSEKPLQDWELDPSCTTASHDSESEDLLHGVDPNEVFPSGLPGDPSSESDSGISEDPVVESPVTTAKAATAQPTPATVYQVVYDISGLGGVKAEPGQENVISIELDEWSSQVLFSDSCIVNELPMVSAARLDGSLAVVDPPSPDGGLLHPDLQLTEEEQKLLTQEGISLPNNLPLTKAEERILKKVRRKIRNKQSAQDSRRRRKEYIDGLENRAAACSAQNKELQRTVEQLEKHNMSLLAQLRQLQSLIKQTVSKGAQTSTCLLIILVSLGLIIMPSFSPFSRDSSADDDYRPTGVISRNILTDPSSSQPAADEVNGPVAQSDSSPLPSDLRPSGAAEGAAVPQEPTENADNTGADDRARDGSQTGNSSALVPDPTGPLALGLSSTAGKRSHDLSKSAHADEM